The proteins below come from a single Serratia fonticola genomic window:
- a CDS encoding AMP-binding protein has protein sequence MMNLPDFTSHLTGMMKWHFSPQTGAPFWLDMRQRFDFDPLHDINTFEDLAHFPDVADSLRDVPVEALIPRGLHDATIAGVFESGGTTGKPKRIVVFQQWLDELVDWRLCDRQFGGDNTSGNTLALIPTGPHIVGAINSRRAKAKGGLCFTIDLDPRWVKKCIQQNNMAGMQAYAAHIVEQAEDILYTQSIQYLIATPPILERMAQRPALVAHLNRTLKEITWGGTQMDPDTLTFLQTEVFPTVPITASYGSTMILGEAKARCSVDAASPVIFDSFAPYIILEVVDPQTLNPVNFGERGRVVMHHLSRYAFFPNTLERDTAIRLPRNDDFPGSSVSDVGPLPTIDGRAVIEGVY, from the coding sequence ATGATGAATTTACCTGACTTTACCTCCCACTTGACGGGAATGATGAAATGGCATTTTTCACCACAAACCGGTGCGCCGTTCTGGCTAGATATGCGTCAGAGGTTCGATTTTGATCCGCTGCATGACATTAATACTTTCGAAGATTTAGCGCATTTTCCCGATGTTGCCGACAGTTTGCGCGACGTTCCCGTCGAAGCTCTGATTCCGCGTGGGCTGCATGACGCAACCATTGCGGGTGTTTTTGAAAGCGGTGGCACTACCGGAAAACCCAAACGCATCGTGGTGTTCCAACAATGGCTAGATGAGCTGGTGGACTGGCGGCTGTGCGATCGACAGTTTGGTGGTGATAACACATCCGGCAATACGTTGGCGCTGATTCCTACGGGGCCACATATCGTCGGCGCAATCAACTCCCGCCGCGCGAAGGCGAAAGGTGGACTGTGTTTTACCATCGATCTGGATCCGCGCTGGGTTAAAAAATGCATCCAACAAAACAATATGGCAGGGATGCAAGCCTATGCTGCACATATCGTCGAGCAGGCCGAGGATATCCTTTACACGCAATCTATCCAGTACCTTATCGCCACACCGCCGATTCTGGAACGAATGGCGCAGCGCCCCGCGCTGGTTGCTCATTTAAACAGAACGCTGAAGGAGATAACTTGGGGGGGAACCCAAATGGATCCCGACACCCTTACATTCCTGCAAACAGAAGTGTTTCCGACAGTGCCGATCACTGCCAGCTACGGTAGCACGATGATCCTGGGTGAAGCTAAAGCGCGTTGTTCAGTGGATGCCGCCAGCCCGGTTATTTTCGACAGTTTTGCGCCCTATATCATACTGGAGGTGGTCGATCCGCAAACGTTGAACCCCGTGAATTTTGGCGAACGTGGGCGGGTGGTTATGCATCATCTAAGTCGTTATGCCTTCTTCCCCAATACTCTGGAGCGGGATACCGCAATTCGTCTGCCGCGAAACGATGATTTCCCCGGTTCATCGGTCAGCGACGTCGGCCCGTTGCCGACTATTGACGGGCGGGCGGTGATCGAGGGGGTCTATTAA
- a CDS encoding pyridoxal 5'-phosphate synthase, whose product MVRTTDCMLVATLSRLHRELTRFEGEENMGSSAFESVSGKVDTEFPPFHSQVNQPIELACAWVQEAIREKVREPRAIVLTTANAQGEMSSRVMAILDFSGSGILFATHSCSRKIQDINSNSHACAHFYWKELGRQLSVSGKVIKLPHATARTVWEKRPIPLHAMSTVSHQSEPLLDSDELRRSAEALEEAGALPCPERFSVYQLVPQALEFWAASSDRLHRRLRAEYHRNEWRSAWLQP is encoded by the coding sequence ATGGTGCGAACTACCGACTGCATGCTGGTGGCCACGCTATCCAGGTTGCACAGGGAACTTACGCGATTTGAAGGGGAAGAGAATATGGGGAGCAGTGCATTCGAAAGTGTTAGCGGCAAAGTAGATACGGAATTTCCACCCTTCCATTCACAAGTAAACCAGCCAATTGAACTTGCCTGTGCTTGGGTACAGGAAGCGATACGTGAAAAGGTCAGAGAACCTCGAGCGATTGTACTAACTACTGCTAATGCCCAAGGAGAAATGAGTTCGCGCGTTATGGCGATTCTCGATTTTTCAGGGAGCGGCATTCTATTTGCCACCCACAGTTGTAGCCGCAAGATTCAGGATATCAATAGTAATTCCCACGCATGTGCCCATTTCTACTGGAAAGAACTGGGGCGGCAATTATCGGTCAGCGGCAAAGTGATCAAGTTACCGCACGCTACCGCCAGAACTGTGTGGGAAAAACGGCCGATTCCGTTGCACGCGATGTCGACTGTTTCTCACCAAAGCGAACCGTTGCTGGATAGCGATGAGTTGCGTAGATCGGCAGAAGCCCTTGAAGAGGCTGGCGCATTGCCCTGCCCTGAACGTTTCTCCGTCTACCAGTTGGTTCCGCAGGCGCTGGAGTTTTGGGCCGCCAGTTCGGATCGCCTACACCGGCGTTTGCGAGCCGAATATCACCGGAACGAATGGCGCAGCGCTTGGCTACAACCGTAA
- a CDS encoding PhzF family phenazine biosynthesis protein, with amino-acid sequence MHHYVIVNAFSDRVLAGNPVAVFFDCDDLEPETMQRIAAEMRLSESTFVSRPRSGGDVHVRIFTPVNELGFAGHPLLGTALALSLRLQKTTLNIETAKGVFPFALEYTKLGGDLPVAHVDMRQPSPVIQPYTQVEALLNALGLSHSTLPVEQYDVGPRHVFVGAADMATLTALNPDQRALAEHENMAALCFCRDRDTWRLRMFSPAYGVVEDAATGSAAGPLALHLARHGWSDYGRSLEIWQGIEIGHPSKMYGMAQINGANYRLHAGGHAIQVAQGTYAI; translated from the coding sequence ATGCACCATTATGTCATCGTAAATGCGTTCAGCGATCGTGTGTTGGCGGGGAATCCAGTCGCTGTATTTTTTGATTGTGACGATCTAGAGCCGGAAACCATGCAACGCATAGCCGCTGAAATGCGGTTATCGGAATCTACTTTCGTGTCACGTCCCCGCAGCGGTGGTGATGTACACGTTCGTATTTTTACCCCAGTGAATGAACTGGGTTTTGCCGGTCACCCGTTGTTGGGTACGGCGCTGGCGCTGTCCCTTAGACTGCAGAAAACGACACTGAATATCGAAACTGCGAAAGGCGTTTTCCCCTTTGCGTTGGAATACACCAAATTAGGCGGTGATCTCCCAGTTGCACATGTCGATATGCGCCAACCATCCCCCGTAATCCAACCCTATACACAAGTTGAGGCGCTTCTTAATGCGCTTGGTTTGTCACATAGCACGTTGCCAGTTGAACAGTACGATGTCGGACCGCGCCATGTCTTTGTTGGTGCAGCTGATATGGCGACGCTGACGGCACTCAACCCCGATCAGCGCGCATTAGCGGAACATGAAAATATGGCTGCTCTCTGTTTCTGTCGCGACAGGGATACCTGGCGCTTGCGAATGTTTTCACCTGCATATGGTGTAGTTGAAGATGCTGCGACCGGCTCTGCCGCCGGGCCTCTAGCGCTTCACCTAGCCCGGCATGGTTGGAGCGACTATGGTCGGTCGTTGGAGATTTGGCAGGGGATTGAGATAGGGCATCCGTCAAAAATGTACGGTATGGCGCAAATAAATGGTGCGAACTACCGACTGCATGCTGGTGGCCACGCTATCCAGGTTGCACAGGGAACTTACGCGATTTGA
- a CDS encoding anthranilate synthase family protein produces MSTDMAITSLLQHGSKNESFALLFRCGRGAAPEIEVIVGDERHLNSLQDLSELQTSYHDSDDQQMLLVAPYRQIVERGYAVNDDAKPLIALVNTRYSKVPLHEALALLPDSSLKVSNTAFEPCDEEYARIVARVIQQEIGSGQGANFVIRRSFTAAFTDYACETGLTVFKNLLLQESGAYWTFFIKCQDVTLIGASPERHITLQQQRVSMTPISGTYRYPPTGPTREGLIDFLSNEKEKDELSMVLDEELKMMTRICDADVKTFGPFLTPMSHLVHTGYRLEGHSSLPVPAILQHSMFAPTVTGSPLENATRVIAKYETSGRGYYSGFAALLGSDGGEPTIDSAILIRTSEIESTGKLTMGLGATLVRTSNPASEAAETRAKAAALQCAMGLKGSSPSIFQDEEVAVALQKHNHRLAAFWCDDVASVRPIRCQGRVLLVDNEDAFTSMMEYQLRSMGFNVRLAHYTSPLQLNSHELLVIGPGPGDPRDLGDERVARSRKLILDAIQREQPFIAICFGHQILCAALGYPIVALDSPNQGIQKEITFFDKVERVGFYNTFTGLAASNAMACEYGEIRVARDEATGQIYGLRGPHFSSMQFHPESVLTIDGPRILYESIKQVVMS; encoded by the coding sequence ATGAGTACAGATATGGCGATTACCTCCTTACTCCAGCATGGCAGCAAAAATGAGTCGTTTGCTCTGTTATTCAGATGCGGGCGCGGCGCTGCTCCTGAAATAGAAGTGATTGTGGGAGATGAGCGGCATCTGAACAGTCTTCAAGATTTATCTGAATTACAGACAAGTTATCATGACAGCGATGATCAACAAATGTTGCTAGTCGCACCTTATCGACAGATTGTAGAGCGAGGCTATGCTGTTAATGACGACGCTAAACCGCTCATCGCTCTCGTCAATACGCGCTATAGCAAAGTACCACTCCATGAAGCATTGGCTCTGCTGCCTGATAGTTCATTGAAGGTCAGCAATACTGCTTTTGAACCTTGCGACGAAGAATATGCTCGAATAGTAGCTCGAGTCATTCAGCAGGAGATCGGTTCCGGACAAGGAGCCAATTTTGTTATCCGCCGCTCCTTTACCGCTGCTTTCACTGATTATGCTTGTGAAACAGGGTTAACTGTCTTTAAAAATCTGCTCCTGCAAGAAAGCGGCGCTTACTGGACCTTCTTCATTAAATGTCAGGACGTGACGCTTATCGGTGCATCTCCGGAACGCCATATCACTTTGCAGCAGCAGCGTGTCTCTATGACGCCGATCAGCGGCACATATCGATATCCTCCGACCGGGCCAACCCGTGAGGGGCTCATTGACTTCTTATCTAATGAGAAAGAGAAGGACGAGTTATCGATGGTGCTAGATGAAGAGTTGAAGATGATGACCCGCATCTGCGACGCCGATGTCAAAACTTTTGGCCCATTCTTAACACCCATGTCGCATTTGGTACATACCGGATATCGGCTTGAGGGGCACTCATCGCTGCCAGTACCTGCGATTTTGCAGCACTCAATGTTCGCTCCGACGGTTACTGGCAGCCCATTGGAGAACGCGACTCGAGTCATCGCTAAATATGAGACATCTGGGCGAGGCTACTATAGCGGTTTTGCCGCATTGCTGGGTTCTGATGGTGGTGAGCCGACGATCGATTCGGCGATCTTGATCAGGACGAGTGAAATTGAATCGACAGGTAAATTGACCATGGGGTTGGGGGCAACGTTGGTGCGTACTTCAAATCCCGCCTCCGAAGCGGCTGAAACTCGGGCTAAAGCCGCTGCGCTGCAGTGTGCTATGGGGCTGAAAGGTAGTTCCCCCTCTATTTTCCAAGACGAGGAAGTCGCTGTCGCGCTGCAAAAACACAATCATCGCCTAGCTGCATTCTGGTGTGATGATGTTGCCAGTGTGAGGCCAATACGCTGCCAGGGGAGGGTACTCCTAGTTGATAATGAAGACGCTTTCACCTCCATGATGGAGTATCAGCTGCGTTCGATGGGATTCAATGTCCGTCTTGCACATTACACTTCCCCCCTCCAACTCAACTCACATGAGCTGTTGGTTATCGGTCCCGGGCCAGGAGATCCGCGCGATCTAGGTGATGAACGGGTAGCTCGTAGCCGCAAGCTAATTCTGGATGCCATACAGAGGGAGCAACCCTTTATAGCGATATGTTTTGGTCATCAGATCCTATGTGCAGCACTGGGATATCCGATCGTCGCGCTAGATTCGCCCAATCAAGGGATACAAAAAGAAATCACCTTCTTTGACAAAGTTGAAAGAGTCGGTTTTTACAACACGTTCACAGGGCTGGCTGCCAGTAATGCGATGGCCTGTGAGTATGGCGAGATCCGCGTCGCACGAGATGAAGCTACTGGCCAAATTTATGGTCTTCGCGGACCACATTTTTCATCCATGCAATTTCATCCCGAATCTGTACTGACAATTGATGGACCACGGATCCTCTATGAATCGATCAAGCAGGTGGTGATGTCATGA
- a CDS encoding isochorismatase family protein, whose amino-acid sequence MAIPEIENYDLASLVLTEPNKVDWLISPSRGILLVHDMQNFFLNPLPELLRNTLLENCKRLINWARENSIPVVYTGQKGSMSAEERGLLYDFWGAGMQADPIHTAITPSLLPQLGEPVLKKWRYSAFFSSELADIFAAQKRDQIIICGVYAQIGILTTALDAYSRDIEVFLVQDAIADFSQDAHQRMLAYAASCCASILSVGEVLA is encoded by the coding sequence ATGGCTATACCTGAAATTGAAAACTATGATCTTGCTTCTCTGGTGTTAACGGAACCCAATAAGGTGGACTGGTTAATCTCTCCTTCGAGGGGGATTCTTTTGGTCCATGATATGCAAAATTTTTTCCTTAACCCCCTACCTGAATTATTACGTAATACCTTATTGGAAAATTGTAAACGGCTAATTAACTGGGCCAGGGAAAACTCAATTCCCGTGGTCTATACCGGCCAGAAAGGTAGTATGAGCGCTGAAGAGCGTGGCTTGCTTTATGATTTCTGGGGCGCTGGCATGCAAGCTGATCCGATACACACGGCAATAACGCCATCATTGTTACCTCAACTGGGAGAGCCTGTGCTAAAGAAATGGCGATATAGTGCTTTCTTCTCTTCCGAACTCGCCGATATATTCGCTGCCCAGAAACGTGATCAAATCATTATATGTGGTGTTTATGCGCAAATCGGTATTCTAACTACTGCTCTGGATGCCTATTCCAGAGATATCGAAGTTTTTTTAGTGCAGGACGCGATAGCTGATTTTTCACAGGATGCACATCAACGTATGTTGGCTTATGCCGCGTCGTGCTGTGCATCGATATTATCGGTGGGAGAGGTATTAGCATGA
- a CDS encoding PhzA/PhzB family protein translates to MMENNMRKNNRNIVEQYMNTYGQARLSRHELFDEEGCGGLWTTDTGEPVVIKSKKQLAKHALWSLDCFPDWRWYNVQIFDTQDPDIFWVECDGKGEINFKGYQKGFYQNHFIHYFQFKNGKIILQREFMNPCQQFRALGIDVPKIVREGIPT, encoded by the coding sequence ATGATGGAAAATAATATGCGTAAGAACAATCGTAACATTGTTGAGCAATATATGAATACTTATGGTCAGGCGCGTTTATCCAGACATGAGCTATTTGATGAGGAGGGATGCGGAGGACTTTGGACTACGGATACAGGAGAGCCAGTTGTTATCAAGAGTAAAAAGCAACTGGCTAAACATGCACTCTGGTCGCTGGACTGTTTTCCAGACTGGCGATGGTACAATGTACAGATATTTGATACGCAGGATCCGGATATTTTTTGGGTTGAATGTGACGGGAAAGGTGAGATTAATTTCAAAGGTTATCAGAAAGGTTTTTATCAAAATCATTTTATTCATTACTTCCAATTTAAAAATGGTAAAATAATTCTTCAACGTGAGTTTATGAATCCTTGTCAGCAATTCCGTGCTCTTGGAATTGATGTTCCAAAAATAGTAAGGGAAGGCATCCCAACTTAA
- a CDS encoding SDR family NAD(P)-dependent oxidoreductase — protein MNKVWFITGAGRGFGRVWTEAALKRGDSVIATAREPEKLTDLVTQFGDNLLPVMLDVRDRAAVSAAVDTGFRTFGRIDVVVNNAGYGLFCPLENVPENDARQITETNILGSLWVIQSILPYMRQQRHGHVIQISSIAGLMALPGMAMYNATKWALEGMVETLANEVKEFGINVTLVEPGPHLTDWIGSSAVRPERGEAYPTHEQMMQQSWPHMVPADPSHAVEPMLNLVDTNTPPLRMLLGESLNDMIIQEGQRRLAEIEYS, from the coding sequence GTGAATAAAGTATGGTTTATCACTGGTGCGGGTCGTGGCTTTGGCCGCGTCTGGACTGAGGCCGCCCTAAAGCGTGGGGATAGTGTAATCGCAACGGCGCGTGAGCCGGAAAAATTAACCGATCTTGTTACTCAGTTTGGCGATAATCTCTTGCCGGTGATGTTGGATGTGCGCGATCGTGCCGCCGTTTCTGCAGCGGTAGATACTGGCTTTCGCACCTTCGGACGCATTGACGTAGTGGTAAATAATGCTGGGTACGGCCTGTTTTGCCCTCTGGAAAACGTGCCAGAAAATGATGCAAGGCAGATTACTGAAACTAATATACTGGGTTCGCTCTGGGTTATTCAGTCGATACTACCGTATATGAGGCAACAGAGGCATGGGCATGTTATTCAGATTTCGAGTATAGCCGGTTTAATGGCACTACCTGGTATGGCCATGTACAACGCAACTAAGTGGGCGCTAGAAGGAATGGTTGAAACGCTTGCGAACGAGGTGAAAGAATTTGGTATCAATGTCACATTGGTTGAACCTGGTCCCCACCTTACCGATTGGATCGGCAGCTCGGCTGTACGTCCGGAACGTGGAGAAGCTTACCCTACACATGAGCAGATGATGCAACAGAGTTGGCCACACATGGTACCGGCTGATCCTAGCCATGCAGTAGAGCCAATGCTTAATTTGGTGGATACGAATACACCGCCGTTACGGATGTTATTAGGTGAGTCATTGAATGACATGATTATCCAAGAGGGACAACGACGCCTAGCTGAAATCGAATATTCATAA
- a CDS encoding VOC family protein, with product MFKPNSVILYVDDVDASTAFYKAIFGEDPIEAFPGFSVFSLKDGFILGLQTKHDIEPKPQPAFGGFELCLSDISIEEVDAIFNDFKARNVPMALPPTRLEFGYTFVALDPDGHRIRLCATDTSGIEKL from the coding sequence ATGTTCAAACCTAACAGTGTTATTTTATATGTTGACGACGTAGATGCCAGTACTGCATTTTATAAAGCTATCTTTGGCGAAGATCCAATCGAAGCTTTTCCTGGGTTTTCAGTGTTTTCGCTAAAAGATGGCTTTATTTTGGGGTTGCAAACCAAGCACGATATTGAACCAAAACCCCAGCCAGCATTCGGCGGGTTTGAGTTGTGTTTGAGCGACATTTCGATCGAAGAGGTCGATGCCATTTTCAATGACTTTAAAGCACGTAATGTTCCGATGGCGCTACCGCCAACAAGACTTGAGTTTGGATATACTTTTGTTGCGTTAGATCCTGACGGACATCGAATCCGTCTGTGTGCGACAGATACTAGTGGGATTGAGAAATTGTAA